Proteins co-encoded in one Methanosarcinales archaeon Met12 genomic window:
- a CDS encoding signal recognition particle protein Srp19 — protein MQNKGKMVIWPAYVDGTKSRSQGRIISKKDSISSPELDEIKRAAEMLGLYPEIEPDKAYPKSAWETSGRVIIDYKGPKSLIAKKIANEVNKSRKK, from the coding sequence ATGCAAAATAAGGGAAAAATGGTCATCTGGCCTGCATACGTCGATGGGACCAAGTCCAGGAGCCAGGGCAGGATTATTTCAAAAAAAGATTCCATCTCATCGCCAGAACTGGATGAAATCAAAAGGGCTGCTGAAATGCTAGGTCTCTATCCAGAAATAGAGCCAGATAAGGCATATCCTAAATCAGCATGGGAGACCAGCGGACGGGTAATCATAGATTACAAAGGTCCTAAATCCCTGATCGCAAAGAAAATAGCAAACGAGGTCAATAAATCGAGAAAGAAATAG
- a CDS encoding DUF211 domain-containing protein encodes MSSNIQRVVLDVLKPHQPLMMDLAKSLCELKGVTGVNLSLYEVDQKTENIKITIKGIDINYSAIKSTIENHGAVIHSIDEVAAGKELIEGVETPQDR; translated from the coding sequence ATGAGTAGTAATATACAGCGAGTGGTGCTCGATGTCTTGAAGCCCCATCAACCATTAATGATGGACCTGGCAAAAAGCCTGTGTGAATTGAAAGGAGTGACTGGAGTCAATCTAAGCCTATATGAAGTTGATCAGAAAACGGAGAACATTAAGATTACCATCAAGGGAATCGATATAAACTATTCTGCGATAAAATCAACTATCGAAAATCATGGTGCGGTGATTCACAGTATCGATGAAGTAGCAGCTGGAAAAGAATTAATAGAGGGAGTCGAGACGCCACAAGATCGGTAA
- a CDS encoding histidinol phosphate phosphatase domain-containing protein — MIDLHSHTTFSDGELIPAELVRRAVVQGYAAIGLTDHVDFSNVEYVLTNLKKMNLEGEMNIRVVIGVEITHIPPAKIEKLVTKAKQLGAELIVIHGETMMEPVAPGTNSAAVRLGDVDILSHPGFISIEDAEIARDNEVYLEITSRQGHCMTNGYVAKIANEAGAMLVVNSDAHSPTDLITKKKAVDIAMAAGLDKNDADKATGANPLKLLKSLGAKTVKGTAFDYKC, encoded by the coding sequence ATGATTGATTTACATTCTCATACGACTTTTAGCGATGGAGAACTGATACCTGCCGAGTTAGTGCGCCGAGCAGTAGTTCAAGGATATGCGGCAATCGGACTCACTGACCATGTTGACTTTTCCAATGTAGAATATGTCCTGACCAACCTGAAAAAGATGAACCTCGAAGGAGAAATGAATATACGGGTCGTAATTGGAGTCGAGATTACTCACATACCTCCTGCTAAGATTGAAAAATTGGTGACCAAAGCAAAACAGCTTGGAGCAGAACTGATTGTAATACATGGAGAAACCATGATGGAGCCGGTTGCACCTGGGACCAACAGCGCAGCAGTTCGTCTGGGGGATGTGGACATATTGTCTCACCCAGGATTCATCTCGATTGAGGATGCCGAAATAGCACGAGATAATGAAGTATATCTTGAGATCACGTCGCGTCAGGGACACTGCATGACAAACGGCTATGTCGCAAAAATTGCCAACGAAGCCGGTGCGATGCTGGTGGTAAATTCGGATGCACACAGTCCGACCGACTTGATTACGAAGAAGAAGGCGGTCGATATTGCGATGGCGGCGGGACTGGATAAAAATGATGCGGATAAGGCGACAGGAGCCAATCCTCTTAAACTGTTGAAGTCCCTTGGGGCGAAGACGGTCAAGGGCACTGCCTTCGATTACAAATGTTGA
- a CDS encoding Gar1/Naf1 family protein — MKRLGTVLHLLGHKGLIVRGESDDKMPKLESVVVMNNMKRIGRIYDVFGPVRHPYISIRLYDGISMSDACALKGQRVYSL, encoded by the coding sequence TTGAAAAGATTAGGTACGGTTCTTCATCTATTGGGTCATAAGGGCTTGATTGTACGGGGCGAGTCCGACGATAAGATGCCAAAGTTGGAATCAGTGGTAGTAATGAACAATATGAAAAGAATCGGAAGGATATATGACGTTTTTGGACCCGTAAGACATCCATATATCTCCATCAGACTTTATGATGGCATCAGTATGTCCGATGCATGTGCGCTGAAAGGCCAGCGAGTTTATTCATTATAA
- a CDS encoding transcription initiation factor IIB — MEEIKAAEEVEKKIRVIKDSPVESQQVETPTEFQTVGKSSISDSREERREYEEAKMQCSECNSSQLVHDYERAELVCSECGLVLEEDCIDMGPEWRAFDHDQRMKRSRVGAPMTYTIHDKGLSTMIDWRNRDSCGKSVSSKNRAQLYRLRKWQRRIRVNNATERNLAFALSELDRMASALGMPRNIRESAAIIYRKAVEKNLIRGRSIEGVAAAALYSSCRMSSVPRTLDEIAEVSRVSRKEIGRTYRFVSRELKLKLMPTSPIDYVSRFTSGLNLKGEVQSKAVEILRHAAERELTSGRGPTGVAAAAIYIASILCGERKTQREVADVAGVTEVTIRNRYKELAEELDIDIVL, encoded by the coding sequence ATGGAAGAGATAAAGGCAGCCGAGGAAGTCGAAAAGAAGATTAGAGTAATCAAAGATAGCCCTGTAGAGTCTCAACAAGTCGAAACTCCAACAGAGTTTCAGACAGTCGGGAAATCTTCGATTTCCGACTCACGCGAGGAACGGAGAGAGTATGAAGAGGCTAAAATGCAGTGCTCGGAATGTAACAGCTCCCAACTCGTGCACGATTACGAGAGAGCAGAACTTGTATGCAGCGAGTGCGGACTTGTACTTGAAGAGGATTGTATCGATATGGGGCCCGAGTGGCGGGCCTTCGATCATGACCAGCGAATGAAGCGTTCCAGAGTGGGGGCGCCAATGACGTATACGATTCACGACAAGGGTTTGAGCACGATGATCGACTGGCGGAACAGAGATTCATGTGGCAAGTCAGTATCATCGAAAAACAGGGCACAGTTATATCGGCTGAGAAAATGGCAGCGCAGAATCAGGGTGAACAATGCGACCGAACGAAATCTCGCATTTGCGTTATCGGAGTTGGACCGAATGGCATCAGCACTGGGTATGCCAAGAAACATCAGAGAGTCTGCCGCGATTATCTACCGTAAAGCGGTGGAGAAAAATTTAATCAGGGGGCGCAGCATCGAGGGAGTTGCTGCAGCCGCATTGTATTCCTCGTGCCGGATGAGTTCCGTGCCAAGAACGCTGGACGAGATCGCAGAGGTGTCGAGGGTGAGCAGAAAGGAGATAGGGCGAACGTATCGATTCGTATCCAGAGAGCTTAAACTCAAACTCATGCCGACGTCTCCAATTGACTATGTATCGCGATTTACCTCTGGATTAAATCTCAAAGGTGAGGTGCAGTCCAAGGCAGTTGAAATCTTGCGCCATGCTGCAGAGAGGGAGCTGACGTCAGGGAGAGGTCCCACGGGGGTCGCAGCAGCCGCGATATATATCGCATCCATTCTTTGCGGAGAACGCAAAACGCAGAGAGAAGTGGCAGATGTGGCAGGCGTGACTGAAGTAACCATCAGAAACAGGTATAAGGAGTTGGCAGAGGAGCTCGACATAGATATAGTCCTTTAA